Proteins encoded together in one Desulfosporosinus meridiei DSM 13257 window:
- a CDS encoding sensor histidine kinase — MKLNNYLVLANLISIAAIVSVLFVFYSYMLLSSQQLLMLSIAAIAAGCVSAGLHFFVMRPVVSAVLRIGTATAEFASGALRTRVPVVGPVELKVLAEQFNLMGTKLEESFRQVKASEKSRRELVANLAHDLRTPLASVQSYVEALEDGIVEDEETFRRYLATIRSESLRLGTLIQDLFELSILDAEERSQEAVSALLDDVLIELLPRFAKLLEDKALDLQVKLPEQFLRCQMVPQQVQRIIQNLLENAIRHSPRNGIIGIEVDDVAKGFVRVSVTDQGKGVPEQAKEQIFERFYRLDPSRSRSEGGSGLGLAIAKSLVLQQGGEIGVISRPGSGSCFWFTLPKGD; from the coding sequence ATGAAACTAAATAATTATCTGGTACTTGCCAACTTAATCAGCATCGCGGCAATCGTTTCGGTGCTGTTTGTTTTTTATAGTTACATGCTGCTCTCTTCTCAGCAATTGCTTATGCTCTCTATAGCAGCTATTGCTGCGGGGTGTGTTTCGGCAGGGCTTCATTTTTTTGTTATGCGCCCGGTAGTCAGTGCGGTTCTGAGAATTGGGACTGCAACCGCCGAATTCGCCTCGGGAGCATTGCGCACCCGGGTGCCCGTGGTCGGACCGGTTGAACTGAAAGTATTGGCTGAACAATTTAATCTTATGGGGACTAAGCTGGAAGAGAGTTTTCGCCAAGTGAAAGCCTCGGAAAAGTCAAGGCGAGAATTAGTGGCTAATTTGGCTCATGATTTGCGGACTCCCTTGGCCTCTGTGCAGTCTTATGTGGAAGCATTAGAGGATGGAATAGTAGAGGATGAGGAAACCTTCCGGCGCTATCTGGCAACCATCCGAAGCGAATCACTGAGACTGGGAACTTTGATTCAGGATCTTTTTGAGTTGTCGATACTGGATGCTGAGGAACGATCTCAGGAAGCTGTGTCGGCACTTTTAGATGATGTGCTGATAGAACTGCTTCCCCGCTTTGCCAAGTTGCTGGAGGACAAGGCCCTTGACCTCCAGGTGAAGTTACCTGAACAATTCCTGCGCTGTCAGATGGTTCCGCAGCAGGTTCAACGAATTATCCAGAATCTGTTAGAGAATGCTATCCGGCATTCTCCCAGAAATGGAATTATCGGCATCGAAGTAGATGATGTAGCAAAGGGTTTTGTTCGGGTTAGTGTTACTGACCAAGGAAAAGGGGTTCCTGAGCAAGCAAAAGAACAGATATTTGAACGCTTTTACAGGCTTGATCCTTCTCGCAGCCGTTCAGAGGGCGGATCGGGGTTAGGGCTGGCAATTGCAAAATCCCTGGTTCTACAGCAAGGCGGAGAAATCGGAGTGATTAGTCGACCGGGAAGCGGAAGCTGCTTTTGGTTCACGTTGCCCAAAGGGGACTAA
- a CDS encoding response regulator transcription factor: MTACILVADDEQNITDVCRRYLEREGYVVWVAHDGEEALRLWKEQSPDLLVLDLMMPGLDGWEVCEKVREAGETPVILLTARGEEPDRLLGLSMGADDYMTKPFSPRELVLRVKNILRRVSPAQSPHKAMVPREAQEALHFDGLSIFPSQRRVKAAGSEVDLTAKEFDLLFLLACHCGQVFSRSQLLKRIWHTDYNGDTTTVTVLVRRLREKLELDPSQPRWIKTVWGIGYKLDGKESS; this comes from the coding sequence ATGACTGCGTGCATCCTGGTTGCTGATGATGAACAAAATATCACCGATGTATGCCGTCGTTACTTAGAACGAGAAGGTTATGTGGTTTGGGTGGCACATGACGGAGAAGAAGCTTTACGGCTTTGGAAGGAACAATCTCCTGATCTGTTGGTGCTCGATCTTATGATGCCCGGTCTCGATGGCTGGGAGGTATGCGAAAAGGTGCGGGAGGCCGGAGAGACACCCGTCATCCTGCTGACCGCACGGGGAGAGGAACCAGATCGACTGCTTGGGCTAAGTATGGGCGCGGATGATTATATGACGAAGCCTTTCAGTCCGCGTGAACTGGTGCTGCGAGTCAAAAATATTTTACGGCGGGTGTCGCCGGCTCAAAGTCCTCACAAAGCCATGGTACCGAGAGAGGCTCAGGAGGCCCTGCATTTCGATGGTCTATCCATTTTCCCATCCCAGCGGCGAGTAAAGGCAGCAGGATCTGAGGTGGATTTGACTGCCAAGGAGTTTGATCTTCTCTTTTTGTTGGCATGTCATTGCGGGCAAGTCTTTTCCCGCAGCCAATTGTTAAAACGAATTTGGCATACAGATTATAATGGAGATACAACCACTGTAACTGTGCTGGTCAGACGATTGAGAGAAAAGCTTGAGTTGGATCCGTCTCAACCCCGCTGGATTAAAACAGTCTGGGGTATCGGATATAAACTGGATGGGAAAGAATCCTCATGA
- a CDS encoding response regulator transcription factor, whose product MYKVLLVDDEELERKILWLTLQNSDLPIATIHEAVNGRDALEKVHLLQPDLVIMDIKMPGIDGIEATKQIKSFYPSTEVIILTAYGKFSYSQKAIKAQATDYLLKPILPQLLIEAVRQALNRLSRQKFQPGPAMDFTNLEELVKVGDLGEGKRQLALIFAKLAEVEPLPSTALLYSFGLRLMVIVLQAALSAGADPGEVTSTEYDLVQNLSHITSHSTLEAWGAGMLEKCIRLLGSAIQQHNQGLTLIRKAMEYIDHNYAENISLNMVAKHVHLSPAYLSRIFNKNTGVGFTDYLTQVRLKKAKHQLRRSADTIDQIAIATGFNSSSYFSAIFKKSEGLTPSEYRGKHFGVS is encoded by the coding sequence ATGTATAAAGTATTGTTGGTTGATGATGAGGAATTAGAGCGCAAGATTTTGTGGTTAACTTTACAAAATTCTGACCTGCCTATTGCTACAATCCATGAGGCTGTCAATGGACGAGATGCTTTAGAAAAAGTCCATCTCCTTCAACCTGATCTGGTCATTATGGATATCAAAATGCCCGGAATTGACGGGATTGAGGCCACTAAACAAATTAAGTCCTTTTACCCATCTACCGAGGTGATCATCTTAACCGCCTACGGAAAGTTTTCCTATTCTCAAAAAGCAATTAAAGCCCAAGCCACAGACTATTTGCTTAAGCCAATTCTGCCTCAACTACTCATTGAGGCTGTAAGACAGGCTCTAAACAGGCTTTCCCGCCAAAAATTTCAGCCCGGTCCGGCCATGGACTTTACAAATCTAGAGGAACTGGTTAAAGTCGGTGATCTTGGAGAAGGAAAGCGGCAATTAGCCCTGATTTTTGCCAAGCTAGCTGAAGTTGAACCTCTTCCCTCCACCGCCTTGCTTTATTCTTTCGGTTTGCGGCTTATGGTCATCGTCCTTCAGGCTGCCTTATCGGCAGGTGCTGATCCTGGGGAGGTGACTTCTACAGAGTATGATCTCGTGCAAAACTTATCCCATATTACCTCTCATTCGACTCTAGAGGCTTGGGGGGCTGGAATGTTAGAAAAGTGCATTAGGTTATTGGGTTCAGCCATTCAGCAACATAACCAAGGGCTCACGCTCATCCGCAAAGCCATGGAGTACATTGACCACAACTATGCTGAGAATATCTCCCTCAACATGGTTGCGAAACATGTCCATCTCAGTCCGGCTTATCTGAGTAGGATCTTTAACAAGAACACCGGTGTCGGTTTTACGGATTACCTGACCCAAGTGCGTCTGAAAAAAGCCAAACATCAATTGCGTCGGTCTGCAGATACAATAGATCAAATTGCCATTGCCACCGGTTTTAATTCCAGCAGCTACTTCTCGGCGATTTTCAAAAAATCAGAGGGTCTTACCCCCTCTGAATATCGAGGAAAGCATTTTGGCGTCTCTTAA
- the ald gene encoding alanine dehydrogenase produces MIIGVPKEIKNNENRVALTPAGVVALGKAGHQVVVETKAGVGSGIRDEEYIAAGADILATPAEVYARADMIMKVKEPLASEYELFKDGQLLFTYLHLAPEPALTAALLKKNVVGIAYETVQPADGSLPLLIPMSEVAGRMSIQIGAQFLEKQYGGAGILLGGVPGVSPAKVTIVGGGIVGINAAKMAIGFGAEVTILDVSNSRLRYLDDIFGSRIKTLMSNSYNIQQAVEQADLLVGAVLIPGAKAPKLVTEEMVRGMKPGSVIVDVAIDQGGSVETIDHVTTHAEPTYEKYGVIHYSVANMPGAVARTSTFALTNATLPYALKLANLGYAEAIRTDLALARGVNVIHGKLTYKAVAEALNHEYTPLGRVTDVPSGF; encoded by the coding sequence ATGATTATCGGGGTACCGAAAGAAATCAAGAACAATGAAAATCGTGTAGCTCTCACTCCCGCAGGTGTTGTAGCCTTGGGCAAAGCCGGTCATCAAGTAGTCGTTGAAACGAAGGCGGGTGTTGGCAGCGGGATAAGGGATGAAGAATACATAGCTGCCGGTGCCGATATCCTGGCGACTCCGGCAGAGGTATATGCCCGTGCCGACATGATTATGAAAGTTAAAGAACCTTTGGCTTCAGAATATGAACTGTTCAAAGATGGTCAGCTATTGTTTACTTATTTGCATCTTGCGCCTGAACCAGCCTTGACAGCTGCCTTACTCAAAAAAAATGTCGTTGGAATTGCCTACGAAACGGTTCAGCCTGCTGACGGCAGCTTGCCTCTCTTGATCCCCATGAGTGAGGTAGCTGGCCGAATGTCAATTCAAATTGGTGCGCAATTCTTAGAAAAACAGTATGGTGGTGCGGGAATACTCTTAGGTGGAGTACCGGGAGTTTCCCCTGCTAAAGTTACCATCGTTGGTGGTGGGATCGTTGGTATCAATGCTGCTAAAATGGCTATTGGTTTCGGCGCGGAGGTAACCATCCTGGATGTCAGTAATAGCCGGCTCCGCTATCTGGATGATATCTTTGGTTCACGGATCAAAACCTTGATGTCTAACAGCTATAATATTCAGCAGGCAGTAGAACAGGCCGATCTCTTGGTTGGAGCTGTACTGATCCCCGGCGCAAAAGCCCCGAAACTCGTAACCGAGGAAATGGTTCGAGGAATGAAACCAGGATCAGTGATTGTTGATGTGGCCATTGATCAAGGGGGAAGCGTGGAAACCATTGATCATGTGACTACCCATGCGGAGCCAACCTATGAAAAGTATGGAGTAATACACTATAGTGTGGCTAACATGCCCGGTGCCGTGGCTCGTACCTCTACCTTTGCTTTGACGAATGCAACACTGCCCTATGCCCTTAAATTGGCCAATCTGGGGTACGCGGAGGCTATCAGAACGGATCTCGCTTTAGCTCGCGGTGTTAATGTTATCCATGGCAAACTCACTTATAAAGCAGTTGCCGAAGCTCTCAATCATGAGTACACACCGTTAGGTAGGGTGACCGATGTTCCCTCGGGTTTTTGA